The Streptomyces camelliae genome window below encodes:
- a CDS encoding maleylacetate reductase — MSERGSGRITVHETLPCRVLLGAGARHSVPEETERLGSGRVLLVASGSARAAADDLVRALGPRLAVRFDRPAVHTPVAVTEEALKLLRAADADSVVALGGGSAIGLGKALSVRTGLPQIAVPTTYAGSEVTPVLGETKDGVKTTRRDPVIAPGTVVYDPELTLGMPAGLTLTSALNALAHAVEALWAPNATAASDALATEAADGILAALPEVLARPGDLAGRERLQQCAWLAGLCLAQTRMGLHHQLAHALGGTFDLPHAELHALLLPHVLAFNLPAAPKAAARLERITGGDPVTVIGGLACSHTGPTTLKALGVPREGLRAVAERVVAQPYPNPRTPEVEAVARLLDGAW, encoded by the coding sequence ATGTCCGAGCGCGGCAGCGGACGCATCACCGTCCACGAGACTCTGCCCTGCCGGGTCCTCCTGGGCGCCGGCGCCCGGCACTCCGTCCCCGAGGAGACCGAACGGCTCGGCTCGGGCCGGGTGTTGCTCGTCGCGTCGGGCTCGGCCCGCGCCGCCGCCGACGACCTGGTCCGGGCGCTCGGTCCCCGTCTGGCGGTGCGTTTCGACCGGCCCGCGGTGCACACGCCGGTCGCCGTGACCGAGGAGGCGCTGAAGCTGCTGCGCGCGGCGGACGCCGACAGTGTGGTGGCTCTCGGCGGCGGCTCGGCGATCGGCCTCGGCAAAGCGCTGTCGGTGCGCACCGGCCTGCCCCAGATCGCGGTCCCCACCACCTACGCGGGTTCGGAGGTGACCCCGGTCCTGGGCGAGACCAAGGACGGGGTGAAGACGACCCGCCGAGACCCCGTCATCGCGCCCGGTACGGTCGTCTACGACCCGGAACTGACTCTCGGTATGCCGGCCGGGCTCACCCTGACCAGCGCGCTCAACGCCCTGGCCCACGCGGTCGAGGCCCTCTGGGCGCCGAACGCGACCGCCGCGAGCGACGCCTTGGCGACCGAGGCCGCCGACGGCATCCTCGCCGCCCTGCCCGAGGTGCTCGCGCGTCCCGGAGACCTCGCCGGGCGCGAGCGGCTCCAGCAGTGCGCCTGGCTGGCCGGGCTCTGTCTGGCCCAGACCCGGATGGGCCTGCACCACCAGCTGGCCCACGCCCTCGGCGGCACCTTCGACCTGCCGCACGCCGAGCTCCACGCCCTGCTGCTGCCGCATGTCCTCGCCTTCAACCTGCCCGCCGCGCCGAAGGCCGCCGCCCGGCTGGAGCGGATCACCGGCGGCGACCCGGTGACGGTCATCGGCGGCCTGGCCTGCAGCCACACGGGCCCGACCACGCTCAAGGCCCTGGGCGTGCCGCGGGAGGGGCTGCGGGCCGTCGCCGAGCGGGTCGTGGCCCAGCCCTATCCCAACCCGCGCACACCGGAGGTGGAGGCGGTGGCGCGCTTGCTCGACGGCGCCTGGTGA
- a CDS encoding SRPBCC domain-containing protein: MTVQNAIDWPEKYLPGTGDDFVSNGDGPELTDGTVFRFGTFGFPSLDAHVVAFQAPARGVPGRLSWTARQDGTPEEQLDVLHAWLVEDLPGGRVRILTQETQIGQPAAALAKELPTPMLNGHQAWLDGLARAASGLLGA; this comes from the coding sequence ATGACCGTGCAGAACGCGATCGACTGGCCCGAGAAGTACCTGCCCGGCACCGGCGACGACTTCGTCTCCAACGGCGACGGCCCCGAGCTGACGGACGGCACCGTCTTCCGGTTCGGCACGTTCGGCTTCCCGTCGCTGGACGCGCACGTGGTGGCGTTCCAGGCGCCGGCCCGGGGCGTTCCCGGCCGGCTGTCCTGGACGGCCCGGCAGGACGGAACCCCCGAGGAACAGCTCGATGTGCTGCACGCCTGGCTCGTGGAGGACCTGCCCGGCGGCCGCGTCCGCATCCTGACCCAGGAGACACAGATCGGGCAGCCCGCCGCCGCACTGGCCAAGGAACTGCCCACCCCGATGCTCAACGGCCATCAGGCATGGCTGGACGGCCTGGCCCGCGCCGCCTCCGGTCTCCTCGGTGCCTGA
- a CDS encoding fatty acid desaturase family protein: protein MTISTDTSVPATLPAARSRTSGSGAGSDFARLSRRIAEAGLLERRPGYYTARLGLVIALLAAGWAAFFALGDTWWQLAVAAFMALLFGQIALIAHDVAHRQVFGSARRSELWGRLFGNLAIGMSYGWWMNKHTRHHANPNHEELDPDVSPDILVWSTEQARTSRGLARLIGGHQALLFFPLLTLEGFNLHVSSVRALRSPSMKKRLLEGLLLGLHLGAYVSALFLVLSPGKAVAFLAVHQCLFGVYLGCTFAPNHKGMPTFTGDDRPDFLRRQVLTSRNVRGGLLTDVMLGGLNYQIEHHLFPSMPTPHLRRAQVIVRQYCAEIGVPYHETGLIRSYREALTHMHRVGEPIRRQRKAS, encoded by the coding sequence ATGACGATTTCCACCGACACCTCCGTCCCGGCCACGCTGCCGGCCGCCCGCTCCCGTACGTCCGGCTCCGGAGCCGGCAGCGACTTCGCCCGGCTGTCCCGTCGTATCGCCGAGGCGGGTCTGCTGGAACGGCGCCCCGGCTACTACACGGCGCGGCTCGGTCTGGTGATCGCGCTGCTGGCGGCGGGCTGGGCGGCCTTCTTCGCGCTCGGCGACACCTGGTGGCAGCTGGCCGTGGCGGCCTTCATGGCGTTGCTGTTCGGTCAGATCGCCCTGATCGCCCATGACGTGGCGCACCGTCAGGTCTTCGGCAGTGCCCGCAGGAGTGAGCTGTGGGGGCGGCTGTTCGGCAATCTGGCGATCGGCATGAGCTACGGCTGGTGGATGAACAAGCACACCCGCCATCACGCCAACCCCAACCACGAGGAACTCGACCCCGATGTCTCCCCGGACATCCTGGTGTGGTCCACCGAACAGGCCCGCACGAGCCGGGGACTGGCCCGGCTCATCGGAGGCCACCAGGCGTTGCTGTTCTTCCCGCTGCTGACGCTGGAGGGGTTCAACCTGCACGTCTCCAGTGTCCGGGCACTGCGCTCGCCGTCGATGAAGAAGCGGCTGCTGGAGGGCCTTCTGCTGGGCCTGCACCTCGGGGCCTATGTGTCCGCGCTGTTCCTGGTGCTCTCCCCCGGCAAGGCGGTGGCGTTCCTCGCCGTGCACCAGTGTCTCTTCGGTGTCTACCTCGGCTGCACCTTCGCACCGAACCACAAGGGCATGCCCACGTTCACCGGTGACGACCGGCCCGACTTCCTGCGCCGCCAGGTGCTGACCTCCCGCAACGTACGCGGTGGCCTGCTCACCGACGTCATGCTCGGAGGGCTCAACTACCAGATCGAGCACCATCTGTTCCCGAGCATGCCCACGCCCCATCTGCGCCGGGCCCAGGTCATCGTCCGCCAGTACTGCGCCGAGATCGGTGTGCCGTACCACGAGACCGGGCTCATCCGGTCCTACCGCGAGGCCCTCACCCATATGCATCGGGTGGGGGAACCGATCCGGCGGCAGCGCAAGGCGTCCTGA
- a CDS encoding cation:dicarboxylate symporter family transporter: MSLSVPSLPRRAIRLLRTSLFTQIACALVLGVVVGRLWPDVGSAVQMLGDGFVRLIKAVIAPLVFCVVVTGIAKAGNLRAFGRIGVKALLWFEVATTFALLIGLVAGNLVQPGAGMHVDPARLDASAVDAKTGGGSLPSTTEFVLHALPESAVGAFAENSLLQVLVLACLVGAAVLHLGHTKVPAILPAVEQVQEVVFAVVGFVMRLAPLAVFGATAHLVGQYGLGVMSTYGMLIAVCYGAAVLFLLLLAAALKAVTGLSLWKFVRYTREELVLALGTASSETVMPRMMQRLRHAGCRDDAVGLVLPTGYSFNLDGASIYLSLATLFMAQAVGVDLSLGQQITVVLMLMLTSKGMAGVPGSAFLALSATASALGVVPAGAVALLLGVDRIMDSMRVATNLLGNCVAAFAVARWEGALDAGRAKKALSGEAAFVPEEHDGTAAPGPDGTAVPADALGRHQLVQPAAETESGRPVRTD, encoded by the coding sequence GTGTCGCTGTCCGTACCGTCCCTGCCGCGACGCGCCATACGTCTCCTGCGCACCTCGTTGTTCACCCAGATCGCCTGTGCCCTGGTACTCGGAGTCGTCGTGGGGCGGCTCTGGCCCGATGTGGGCTCCGCCGTCCAGATGCTGGGCGACGGTTTCGTCCGGCTCATCAAGGCGGTCATCGCACCCCTGGTGTTCTGCGTGGTGGTCACCGGCATCGCCAAGGCCGGGAACCTCCGGGCGTTCGGCCGGATCGGCGTCAAGGCGCTGCTCTGGTTCGAGGTGGCGACGACGTTCGCCCTGCTGATCGGCCTGGTCGCGGGTAATCTCGTCCAGCCCGGCGCGGGCATGCATGTCGACCCGGCCCGGCTCGACGCCTCGGCTGTCGACGCGAAGACGGGCGGCGGATCCCTGCCGTCCACCACCGAGTTCGTGCTGCACGCACTGCCCGAGAGCGCGGTGGGGGCGTTCGCCGAGAACTCCCTGCTCCAGGTCCTCGTCCTGGCCTGCCTGGTGGGCGCCGCCGTGCTGCACCTGGGGCACACCAAGGTGCCGGCGATCCTGCCGGCCGTGGAGCAGGTGCAGGAGGTCGTCTTCGCGGTCGTCGGCTTCGTCATGCGGCTCGCCCCGCTCGCGGTCTTCGGCGCGACCGCGCACCTGGTCGGCCAGTACGGCCTGGGCGTGATGTCGACGTACGGCATGCTCATCGCCGTCTGTTACGGCGCCGCCGTGCTGTTCCTCCTCCTGCTCGCGGCGGCGCTGAAGGCGGTCACCGGGCTGAGCCTGTGGAAGTTCGTCCGCTACACCCGTGAGGAGCTGGTGCTCGCCCTGGGCACCGCATCCAGCGAGACGGTCATGCCGCGCATGATGCAGAGGCTGCGCCACGCCGGCTGCCGCGACGACGCCGTGGGCCTCGTCCTGCCCACCGGCTACTCCTTCAACCTCGACGGCGCGTCCATCTACCTCTCCCTCGCCACTCTCTTCATGGCCCAGGCGGTGGGCGTCGACCTCTCCCTCGGCCAGCAGATCACGGTCGTGCTGATGCTCATGCTGACCAGCAAGGGCATGGCGGGCGTGCCCGGTTCGGCCTTCCTCGCCCTGTCGGCGACCGCGTCCGCGCTCGGGGTCGTCCCCGCCGGGGCCGTCGCCCTCCTGCTGGGCGTGGACCGCATCATGGACTCGATGCGCGTGGCCACCAACCTCCTCGGCAACTGCGTGGCGGCCTTCGCCGTCGCCCGCTGGGAAGGCGCGCTGGACGCCGGGCGCGCGAAGAAGGCGCTGAGCGGCGAGGCCGCCTTCGTACCGGAGGAGCACGACGGTACGGCCGCGCCGGGACCGGACGGCACGGCGGTGCCGGCCGATGCGCTCGGCCGGCACCAGCTGGTTCAGCCCGCGGCGGAGACGGAATCCGGCCGCCCGGTGCGCACCGACTGA
- the gap gene encoding type I glyceraldehyde-3-phosphate dehydrogenase, which produces MTRIAINGFGRIGRNVLRALLERDSELEVVAVNDLTEPTALARLLAYDSTAGRLGRPVAADGDDLVVDGRRIRVLAEREPAQLPWADLGVDIVLESTGRFTSAKAARAHLDAGARKVLVSAPSDGADVTLAYGVNTDAYDPALHTIVSNASCTTNALAPLAAVLDQLAGIEHGFMTTVHAYTQEQNLQDGPHRDARRARAAAVNIVPTTTGAAKAIGLVLPNLDGKLSGDSIRVPVPVGSIVELNTTVSRDVTRDEVLEAYRAAAQGPLAGVLEYSEDPLVSSDITGNPASSIFDSALTRVDGRHIKVVAWYDNEWGFSNRVIDTLELLAAR; this is translated from the coding sequence GTGACGCGCATCGCCATCAACGGATTCGGCCGCATCGGACGCAACGTGCTGCGCGCGCTGCTGGAACGCGACAGCGAGCTGGAGGTCGTCGCCGTCAACGACCTCACCGAACCCACCGCCCTGGCACGGCTTCTCGCCTACGACAGCACGGCCGGCCGGCTCGGCCGTCCGGTGGCCGCCGACGGGGACGACCTCGTCGTGGACGGCCGCCGTATCAGGGTGCTTGCCGAGCGCGAACCGGCTCAGCTGCCGTGGGCCGACCTCGGCGTGGACATCGTGCTGGAGTCGACCGGCCGCTTCACCTCGGCCAAGGCCGCGCGCGCCCACCTCGACGCGGGCGCCCGGAAGGTACTTGTCAGCGCGCCCTCGGACGGCGCCGACGTCACCCTCGCCTACGGTGTCAACACCGACGCGTACGACCCCGCCCTGCACACCATCGTGTCGAACGCCTCCTGCACCACCAACGCGCTCGCCCCGCTGGCCGCCGTGCTGGACCAACTCGCCGGTATCGAGCACGGGTTCATGACGACCGTGCACGCCTACACCCAGGAGCAGAACCTCCAGGACGGCCCGCATCGCGACGCCCGCCGCGCCCGCGCCGCCGCGGTGAACATCGTGCCGACCACAACGGGCGCCGCCAAGGCGATCGGCCTCGTGCTGCCGAACCTCGACGGCAAGCTGTCCGGCGACTCCATCCGCGTGCCCGTCCCTGTGGGCTCGATCGTCGAACTCAACACCACCGTCAGCCGCGACGTCACCCGAGACGAGGTGCTGGAGGCCTACCGCGCCGCCGCACAGGGCCCGCTGGCCGGCGTCCTCGAATACTCCGAGGACCCGCTCGTCTCCTCCGACATCACCGGCAACCCGGCGTCCTCGATCTTCGACTCGGCCCTCACCCGCGTCGACGGACGGCACATCAAGGTCGTCGCCTGGTACGACAACGAGTGGGGCTTCTCGAACCGAGTGATCGACACCCTCGAACTCCTCGCCGCACGCTGA
- a CDS encoding GlxA family transcriptional regulator: protein MPPSRLRRVAVLVLDGAKPLDVGIPAQVFTTRASMPYEVRVCGAVPGLVTGGDGLSYHVAHGLDALAWADIVFIPGYRFPDREDPPRSVIDALLAAHARGARLAAISTGAFALAATGLLDGRRATTHWHYSRALAAKHPLVQVDENVLFVDAGSVLTSAGAASGIDLCLHVLRADLGVAAANHAARRLVAAPYRSGGQAQYVPRSVPEPLGERFAATREWALHRLGEPLSLAALARHAAVSPRTFSRRFVEDTGYTPMQWVMRARVDMARELLERSERSIEQIAVDVGLGTGANLRAHFQQILGTTPSEYRRTFTQGD from the coding sequence GTGCCCCCTTCCCGTCTGCGCCGTGTCGCCGTCCTGGTGCTCGACGGTGCGAAACCGCTCGATGTCGGTATCCCCGCGCAGGTGTTCACGACCCGGGCGAGCATGCCGTACGAGGTACGGGTGTGCGGCGCCGTGCCGGGACTCGTGACCGGTGGCGACGGGCTGTCGTACCACGTCGCCCACGGACTCGACGCGCTCGCGTGGGCCGACATCGTCTTCATCCCCGGCTACCGGTTCCCGGACCGCGAGGACCCGCCGCGGAGCGTCATCGACGCCTTGCTCGCCGCCCACGCGCGCGGAGCGCGGCTCGCCGCCATCTCCACGGGTGCCTTCGCCCTCGCCGCCACCGGCCTCCTCGACGGCAGACGCGCGACGACCCACTGGCACTACTCCCGGGCCCTCGCGGCGAAGCATCCGCTGGTCCAGGTCGACGAGAACGTGCTGTTCGTCGACGCGGGCAGCGTGCTGACCTCGGCCGGCGCCGCCTCCGGCATCGACCTGTGCCTGCACGTCCTCCGCGCCGACCTCGGCGTCGCCGCCGCCAACCACGCTGCCCGGCGCCTGGTCGCCGCCCCCTACCGCAGTGGCGGTCAGGCCCAGTACGTGCCGCGCAGCGTGCCCGAACCGCTCGGCGAGCGGTTCGCCGCGACCCGCGAGTGGGCCCTGCACCGCCTCGGCGAACCCCTCAGCCTCGCGGCGCTCGCCCGGCACGCGGCGGTCTCACCGCGCACCTTCTCCCGGCGCTTCGTGGAGGACACCGGCTACACACCGATGCAGTGGGTGATGCGCGCCCGCGTCGACATGGCCCGCGAACTGCTGGAACGCTCCGAGCGCAGCATCGAGCAGATCGCCGTCGACGTCGGACTCGGCACCGGCGCGAATCTGCGGGCGCACTTCCAGCAGATCCTCGGGACCACCCCGAGCGAGTACCGGCGCACCTTCACCCAGGGCGATTAG
- the argG gene encoding argininosuccinate synthase, translating to MSKVLTSLPVGERVGIAFSGGLDTSVAVAWMRDKGAVPCTYTADIGQYDEPDIASVPSRAATYGAEIARLVDCRAALVEEGLAALACGAFHIRSGGRAYFNTTPLGRAVTGTLLVRAMLEDDVQIWGDGSTFKGNDIERFYRYGLLANPHLRIYKPWLDADFVTELGGRKEMSEWLLAHGLPYRDSTEKAYSTDANIWGATHEAKTLEHLDNGVETVEPIMGVRFWDPTVEILAEDVTIGFDQGRPVTINGKEFASPVELVMEANAIGGRHGLGMSDQIENRIIEAKSRGIYEAPGMALLYAAYERLVNAIHNEDTLAQYHNEGRKLGRLMYEGRWLDPQALMIRESLQRWVGVAVTGEVTLRLRRGEDYSILDTTGPAFSYHPDKLSMERTEDSAFGPSDRIGQLTMRNLDIADSRARLEQYAGLGMVGTEHPALIGAAQAASTGLIGAMAHGGAEAIASRGEAPEEEDELLDRAAMESGTD from the coding sequence ATGTCCAAGGTCCTCACCTCCCTTCCGGTCGGCGAGCGCGTCGGCATCGCCTTCTCCGGCGGCCTCGACACGTCGGTCGCCGTCGCGTGGATGCGCGACAAGGGTGCCGTCCCGTGCACCTACACCGCCGACATCGGCCAGTACGACGAGCCCGACATCGCCTCGGTGCCGAGCCGTGCGGCGACCTACGGTGCCGAGATCGCGCGCCTGGTCGACTGCCGTGCGGCCCTGGTCGAGGAGGGGCTGGCCGCGCTCGCGTGCGGCGCGTTCCACATCCGCTCCGGCGGGCGTGCCTACTTCAACACCACGCCGCTCGGCCGCGCCGTCACCGGCACCCTGCTGGTGCGGGCGATGCTTGAGGACGACGTGCAGATCTGGGGCGACGGCTCCACCTTCAAGGGCAACGACATCGAGCGGTTCTACCGCTACGGTCTGCTCGCCAACCCCCACCTGCGGATCTACAAGCCCTGGCTGGACGCGGACTTCGTGACCGAGCTGGGCGGCCGCAAGGAGATGTCGGAGTGGCTGCTCGCGCACGGGCTGCCGTACCGCGACAGCACCGAGAAGGCGTACTCGACGGACGCCAACATCTGGGGCGCCACCCACGAGGCGAAGACCCTGGAGCACCTGGACAACGGTGTGGAGACCGTTGAGCCGATCATGGGTGTGCGGTTCTGGGACCCCACCGTCGAGATCCTCGCCGAGGACGTGACCATCGGCTTCGACCAGGGCCGCCCGGTGACGATCAACGGCAAGGAGTTCGCCTCGCCGGTCGAGCTGGTCATGGAGGCCAACGCCATCGGCGGCCGGCACGGCCTCGGCATGTCGGACCAGATCGAGAACCGGATCATCGAGGCCAAGAGCCGCGGCATCTACGAGGCGCCCGGCATGGCCCTGCTGTACGCGGCCTACGAGCGCCTGGTCAACGCGATCCACAACGAGGACACCCTCGCCCAGTACCACAACGAGGGCCGCAAGCTCGGCCGACTCATGTACGAGGGCCGCTGGCTGGACCCGCAGGCGCTCATGATCCGTGAGTCGCTGCAGCGCTGGGTCGGCGTCGCGGTCACCGGCGAGGTGACGCTGCGGCTGCGGCGCGGTGAGGACTACTCGATCCTGGACACCACGGGTCCGGCGTTCAGCTACCACCCGGACAAGCTGTCCATGGAACGCACCGAGGACTCCGCGTTCGGCCCGTCCGACCGGATCGGCCAGCTCACCATGCGCAACCTCGACATCGCCGACTCGCGTGCCCGGCTGGAGCAGTACGCGGGCCTGGGCATGGTCGGCACCGAGCACCCGGCGCTGATCGGCGCCGCGCAGGCGGCCTCGACCGGTCTGATCGGCGCGATGGCCCACGGCGGCGCCGAGGCGATCGCCTCGCGCGGCGAGGCCCCGGAGGAAGAGGACGAGCTGCTCGACCGCGCCGCGATGGAGTCCGGCACGGACTGA
- a CDS encoding penicillin-binding transpeptidase domain-containing protein, producing the protein MNRAVKIGLAGTCTALLALGGIGTYNVVHGLTSGSAGDAQPTRGSTFDASEMSGTPPTGAEAAKLTRAFLDSWSKQHLDGAASDTDVPDTASQALRSYADGLRLKKLSFDHIVAVGPSQVTPGATKVTFDVTAQVAGGTWTYSSAVAVLKSTHGQLAVHWNNSVLYPGMSDGQSLVAGKLPADPDAAKVVASDGRTDLSGFPSLRDIAATIRKNAKATGGSAETGVAVVGGDGEPVETVKVFIKGRAPVIRTTIDADLQKVAENAVQDTNLQGKPAGTVALDWRTGHILAVAHTGDDGDIAVNGIKSPGSTMKIITAAALFDQAGLTPDSPAPCTDSLMANSQLFHNDPGVRADPGSSLAQAFTVSCNTSFIKDGFHHLVRHGDASALHDEAVNVFGMGSWSIGGGVATTDPSIPADAQGGDQAAQFIGQGKVTATPLFMASVAATVRNAGFEQPVILPGQHQDTAPRPISPRTAGYLQSMMRSVATSGTAAPRLGGLAGVGAKTGTAEEGDHTNGWLTAYDSRIAVAALVEGGSSGVDSAGYVVRRLLTGN; encoded by the coding sequence ATGAACAGAGCTGTGAAGATCGGCCTCGCCGGTACGTGCACCGCGCTGCTCGCTCTCGGGGGAATCGGTACGTACAACGTTGTCCACGGCCTGACCTCCGGTTCCGCGGGTGACGCCCAGCCCACGCGGGGGAGCACCTTCGACGCGTCGGAGATGTCGGGCACGCCGCCGACGGGCGCCGAGGCGGCGAAGCTGACCCGTGCCTTCCTGGACAGCTGGTCCAAGCAGCACCTCGACGGCGCGGCGAGCGACACCGACGTACCGGACACGGCGTCCCAGGCGCTGCGGAGCTACGCCGACGGACTGCGGCTGAAGAAGCTGTCGTTCGACCACATCGTCGCCGTCGGGCCGTCCCAGGTGACTCCGGGCGCCACGAAGGTCACCTTCGACGTCACCGCCCAGGTGGCGGGCGGCACATGGACCTACTCCAGCGCGGTCGCGGTGCTGAAGAGCACGCACGGTCAGCTGGCGGTGCACTGGAACAACTCGGTGCTCTATCCGGGCATGAGTGACGGCCAGTCGCTGGTCGCAGGAAAGCTGCCGGCCGACCCGGACGCGGCGAAGGTCGTCGCGTCCGACGGCAGGACCGACCTCTCCGGCTTCCCGTCCCTGCGGGACATCGCCGCGACGATCCGCAAGAACGCCAAGGCCACCGGTGGCAGCGCCGAGACGGGCGTGGCCGTGGTCGGCGGCGACGGCGAGCCGGTGGAGACGGTGAAGGTCTTCATCAAGGGGCGGGCTCCGGTGATCCGGACGACCATCGACGCGGACCTTCAGAAGGTGGCCGAGAACGCGGTTCAGGACACCAACCTCCAGGGCAAGCCCGCCGGTACCGTGGCGCTCGACTGGCGCACCGGGCACATCCTCGCCGTCGCACACACCGGCGACGACGGGGACATCGCCGTCAACGGCATCAAGTCGCCCGGCTCGACGATGAAGATCATCACCGCAGCGGCCCTCTTCGACCAGGCAGGTCTCACGCCGGACAGCCCGGCACCGTGTACGGACTCGCTGATGGCCAACAGCCAGCTGTTCCACAACGACCCCGGCGTACGGGCCGATCCCGGCTCCTCGCTGGCCCAGGCGTTCACGGTGTCGTGCAACACCTCGTTCATCAAGGACGGGTTCCACCACCTCGTACGCCATGGTGACGCCTCCGCCCTGCACGACGAGGCCGTGAACGTCTTCGGCATGGGCAGCTGGTCCATCGGCGGCGGGGTCGCCACCACCGACCCGAGCATCCCGGCGGACGCCCAGGGCGGCGACCAGGCGGCCCAGTTCATCGGCCAGGGCAAGGTCACGGCCACCCCGCTGTTCATGGCGTCGGTGGCGGCGACCGTCCGCAACGCCGGCTTCGAGCAGCCGGTCATCCTGCCCGGACAGCACCAGGACACCGCGCCCCGGCCCATCTCGCCCCGTACGGCCGGCTACCTCCAGTCGATGATGCGCAGCGTCGCCACCAGCGGGACCGCGGCTCCGCGGCTCGGCGGACTGGCGGGCGTCGGCGCCAAGACCGGCACCGCGGAGGAGGGGGACCACACCAACGGCTGGCTGACCGCCTACGACTCCCGTATCGCGGTCGCGGCCCTCGTCGAGGGTGGCAGCTCGGGCGTGGACTCCGCGGGGTACGTCGTACGACGGCTGCTGACCGGCAACTGA
- a CDS encoding TetR/AcrR family transcriptional regulator codes for MGRWEPDARGRLAKAALELYGERGYEQTTVAEIAKRAGLTERTFFRHYADKREVLFAGSGELEDLFVRAVAGAPESAAPLDALALGLYAAAEMFADRRDFARRRHAVITGNAELMERELIKLASLSAALAGTLRHRGVPEPTASLAAEAGVAVFKVAFDRWIAAGEERPMAELTRESLAELKAVVSGG; via the coding sequence ATGGGCAGATGGGAGCCGGACGCGCGCGGGCGCCTCGCGAAGGCCGCGCTGGAGCTGTATGGCGAGCGCGGGTACGAGCAGACCACCGTCGCGGAGATCGCCAAGCGGGCCGGGCTCACCGAGCGGACCTTCTTCCGGCATTACGCCGACAAGCGCGAGGTGCTCTTCGCCGGCTCCGGCGAGCTGGAAGACCTCTTCGTGCGCGCGGTCGCGGGCGCTCCGGAATCCGCGGCACCGCTCGACGCGCTGGCGCTCGGGCTGTACGCCGCCGCCGAGATGTTCGCCGACCGGCGTGACTTCGCCCGCCGGCGGCACGCGGTGATCACGGGGAACGCCGAACTGATGGAGCGCGAGCTGATCAAGCTCGCCTCGCTGTCGGCGGCGCTCGCCGGCACCCTGCGGCACCGCGGTGTACCCGAACCGACCGCGAGCCTGGCCGCCGAGGCGGGCGTCGCCGTCTTCAAGGTCGCCTTCGACCGCTGGATCGCGGCCGGCGAGGAGCGCCCGATGGCGGAGCTGACACGGGAGTCGCTGGCCGAACTGAAGGCAGTGGTGTCGGGCGGTTAG
- a CDS encoding SDR family oxidoreductase — protein sequence MRIFVTGASGWIGSAVVPELLDAGHQVVGLARSDASAAALTEAGADVVRGTVDDLDVLREAAAASDGVIHLAFKHDIAFSGDFQGAAEADRRAVDAFGEALAGTDRPFVLASGVAGLTHGRRATERDMPTVDGSPLSVRAATSLAALGLASRGVRSSVVRLSPTCHGEGDNGFMATLIATARAKGVSGYLGDGTNRWPAVHRLDAARLFRLAVEKAPAGAVLHGAAEEGVALSEIAEVIGRHLGVPVTSVAPEAAAEHFGWMGGFVGLDAPVSSTLTRDLLDWQPTHPGLLDDLDKGHYFHTTG from the coding sequence ATGCGCATCTTCGTGACCGGCGCCTCCGGCTGGATCGGATCCGCCGTCGTTCCCGAGCTTCTCGACGCCGGACACCAGGTCGTCGGACTCGCCCGCTCCGACGCCTCCGCCGCCGCGCTCACCGAGGCCGGCGCCGACGTCGTCCGCGGCACCGTCGACGACCTCGACGTCCTACGGGAGGCGGCCGCCGCCTCCGACGGGGTGATCCATCTCGCCTTCAAGCACGACATCGCCTTCTCCGGCGACTTCCAGGGCGCGGCCGAGGCCGACCGCCGCGCCGTCGACGCCTTCGGCGAGGCGCTCGCCGGCACCGACCGGCCCTTCGTCCTGGCCTCCGGCGTGGCCGGTCTCACGCATGGCCGGCGGGCGACGGAACGGGACATGCCGACCGTCGACGGCTCACCCCTCTCCGTCCGGGCGGCCACCTCCCTGGCCGCGCTCGGCCTCGCTTCGCGCGGCGTCCGCTCGTCCGTGGTGCGGCTCTCCCCGACCTGCCACGGCGAGGGGGACAACGGATTCATGGCGACCCTGATCGCCACCGCCCGCGCCAAGGGCGTCTCGGGCTATCTCGGCGACGGCACCAACCGCTGGCCGGCCGTGCACCGCCTCGACGCCGCCCGGCTGTTCCGTCTGGCGGTCGAGAAGGCGCCCGCGGGCGCGGTGCTGCACGGCGCCGCCGAGGAGGGCGTCGCCCTCAGCGAGATCGCCGAGGTGATCGGCCGCCATCTGGGTGTCCCGGTGACCTCGGTGGCCCCCGAAGCCGCGGCGGAGCACTTCGGCTGGATGGGCGGCTTCGTCGGCCTCGACGCCCCGGTGTCGAGCACCCTCACCCGCGACCTGCTCGACTGGCAGCCGACCCACCCCGGCCTCCTGGACGACCTCGACAAGGGGCACTACTTCCACACCACGGGCTGA